The genomic interval TTAGATTGAAGGGATATCATTTTTGTCAAGGCTGTAAGTGTCCAATTTAGCCCCGTGGACTCAGGACGTTCTCCTGTTTCCTTGGCAATATGACGGGTAGCTATTGCCAACGGATACCAAATTCTGAGCGTATTGGCATAGGTTGGCATCGTTGAGTCTGATCAGGCTTTTCTAGCACTGCTCATCCTAGGAGAAAGACTATGTCCTCTTCTTTGCACTTCGACCTCAACCCCATCACCTTCGCAACCGCTAAAGATGACAGACTGAGGCAGCAACTTCTCAACCAAGGCATTCAAGTTCTCACCGAACAAGAAGCCCTACAGGGTTCAAGACCTTGGGATATTATTTGCCAAGACGACCAGCGCGAAACAGTTCTTCACCAGCTCAAAACCTTCAAGACCCTAGGGTTGGGCAATACCTACATTCAAGGATTGTGGCGTTGCGATCGGATCGATCTGCTCTCCGAACGTCTTTTTGCTCTGAATCCAGCGGCTAAAACCAATGCTCTGCTTTTTGATCTACCCAATTCTCCCTATCTAGTTATAGAACAGCTTCTGTACAAGTTTTTTAACCTTTCCCTTATCCGACAGAACGATGTAGCTAAGTTACATTACGATCTGCCCACGGAACTGTATGAAGGCTTTCTGGGAGAGTCAATGAAATACACTACCGGGGATTGGACGGGGTTAGATCCAGTCCCGGAAAACCTTACCGCTGCCCAGTACCAGAATCTAGATTACTGGTGTAATGAGCTAGAGATTACCGATGGCGACATCATTTTAGACTGTGGTTGTGGCTGGGGAACCCTACTTGACTATTTAAGCCCTCGTGTCAATGTCACCTACATCGGCATAACCATTTCAGAGGTGCAACTCGACTATTGCCGTAGCACTTTCCGAGAATTTGAGAACGCCTATTTCTACAACCATAGCTACCACAACCGATATCAGGATATTCTGGCCGCATCCGGTGTAGATCACATCACAAAATGCATCTTCCTGGAAACTATTGAACATGGCGGCACCAGAAATTGGCCAAATATTCTCAAAAATGTCCGGGAAGTGATTAGTCCCGACGGTCTCTTGGGAATCCAAACGATTGGCGCTGATCATCCC from Nodosilinea sp. FACHB-141 carries:
- a CDS encoding class I SAM-dependent methyltransferase, with protein sequence MSSSLHFDLNPITFATAKDDRLRQQLLNQGIQVLTEQEALQGSRPWDIICQDDQRETVLHQLKTFKTLGLGNTYIQGLWRCDRIDLLSERLFALNPAAKTNALLFDLPNSPYLVIEQLLYKFFNLSLIRQNDVAKLHYDLPTELYEGFLGESMKYTTGDWTGLDPVPENLTAAQYQNLDYWCNELEITDGDIILDCGCGWGTLLDYLSPRVNVTYIGITISEVQLDYCRSTFREFENAYFYNHSYHNRYQDILAASGVDHITKCIFLETIEHGGTRNWPNILKNVREVISPDGLLGIQTIGADHPNLVCDPYINRYIFPHASLGSPSELGRAIESDRQFVKCKEHNIAHHYPATLRAWNHLFQQNWEEIQPHIQSILNLTPFQTLDEWKRHWEFYLLLCAGAFVAGTYPQVYQLTAKPNFFSKF